A window from Acidobacteriota bacterium encodes these proteins:
- a CDS encoding S24 family peptidase yields the protein MAESGRSFLSLPALARLYELYGVNLTWLIAGYGPMRVQPIIHGHVDETPAVYEPQYPLVRIPIVSSFLALGEPVPQDRELVADWAEIIKPLVPHPAHTYGLKARGDSMAPVIQDRWLVLVDIHPDAIRPYEQLQGRPVVVRLQEGTSVKWFAARKDAWVIHAENAQTGFKDVRIPRQVDPPVIGRVIWWCPSV from the coding sequence ATGGCCGAATCGGGCAGGAGCTTCCTGTCTCTTCCTGCACTGGCCCGGCTCTACGAGCTGTACGGCGTAAACCTCACCTGGTTGATTGCGGGCTATGGGCCTATGCGGGTGCAGCCGATCATCCATGGCCACGTGGACGAGACCCCCGCTGTCTATGAGCCTCAGTATCCCCTGGTGCGAATTCCCATTGTGTCCAGCTTCCTCGCTTTGGGCGAACCAGTCCCACAGGATCGCGAGCTCGTGGCGGATTGGGCTGAGATCATCAAGCCGCTGGTCCCGCATCCAGCGCACACGTATGGCCTGAAGGCGCGGGGGGATTCAATGGCTCCAGTGATTCAGGACCGATGGTTGGTGCTTGTGGATATCCACCCAGACGCGATCCGCCCATATGAGCAGCTCCAAGGGCGGCCTGTTGTGGTGCGTCTCCAAGAGGGAACCTCTGTGAAGTGGTTCGCCGCGCGAAAAGATGCATGGGTGATCCACGCGGAAAATGCACAGACCGGATTCAAGGACGTCCGCATCCCGCGACAGGTGGACCCGCCGGTCATCGGCCGAGTCATCTGGT